The following are encoded together in the Juglans microcarpa x Juglans regia isolate MS1-56 chromosome 2D, Jm3101_v1.0, whole genome shotgun sequence genome:
- the LOC121248437 gene encoding pre-mRNA cleavage factor Im 25 kDa subunit 2 has translation MVTSSVVDTYPLSSYTFGTKEPKMEKDTSVADRLARMKVNYMKEGMRTSVEGILLVQEHNHPHILLLQIGNTFCKLPGGRLKSGENEIEGLKRKLTSKLGATVPALVPDWQIGECVATWWRPNFETIMYPYCPPHITKPKECKKLYVVHLSEREYFAVPKNLKLLAVPLFELYDNVQRYGPVISTIPQQLSRFQFNMITK, from the exons ATGGTGACGTCATCGGTGGTGGACACGTATCCACTTTCAAGCTACACCTTCGGGACGAAAGAGCCGAAGATGGAGAAGGACACTTCCGTTGCCGATCGCCTTGCTCGCATGAAAGtcaa CTATATGAAGGAGGGAATGAGGACAAGTGTCGAAGGGATTTTACTG GTACAGGAACATAATCATCCTCACATACTTCTTCTTCAAATTGGGAATACTTTCTGTAAACTCCCTGGTGGTCGTCTGAAGTCCGGAGAGAATG AAATTGAGGGCTTGAAAAGAAAGCTGACCAGCAAGCTTGGTGCTACTGTACCTGCTCTTGTGCCAGACTGGCAG ATAGGTGAGTGTGTGGCTACCTGGTGGAGGCCAAACTTTGAAACCATAATGTATCCATATTGCCCTCCCCACATAACAAAACCCAAG GAGTGTAAAAAGCTTTATGTTGTTCACTTGTCTGAGAGGGAGTACTTTGCGGtcccaaaaaatttgaaacttctTGCTGTTCCATTGTTTGAACTCTATGATAACGTTCAG CGATATGGACCAGTTATATCCACCATTCCTCAGCAGCTCTCTAGATTCCAGTTCAATATGATCACTAAATGA